In Methanomassiliicoccus sp., a single window of DNA contains:
- the cysE gene encoding serine O-acetyltransferase produces MSWKDDVRTVLERDPAPKSFSEALMFSPGLHAILIHRVSHKLYLKGEYKLARLLNYWGRVLTGADVHPGATVGKGFFIDHATGVVIGETSIIGDNVSIFQGVTLGGVSTSKEKRHPTIQDNVIIGAHATVLGDITVGENSKIGAGSVVVKDVPPNSTVVGIPGKVVRKNGEKPAQPRMENLPDPMITVLNDICTSIDRLERRVEELEEKVKKD; encoded by the coding sequence ATGTCCTGGAAAGATGACGTTAGGACGGTTCTGGAGCGCGACCCGGCGCCCAAGTCTTTCTCAGAGGCGCTGATGTTCAGCCCCGGTCTTCACGCCATCCTCATTCACCGCGTCTCGCACAAGCTGTACCTGAAGGGCGAGTACAAGCTCGCCCGTCTCCTTAACTACTGGGGACGGGTGCTCACTGGCGCTGACGTACATCCCGGGGCCACCGTGGGCAAGGGGTTCTTCATCGATCACGCTACGGGAGTGGTCATCGGCGAGACCTCGATCATCGGTGACAATGTGTCTATATTCCAGGGGGTGACCCTGGGAGGGGTCTCGACCTCCAAGGAGAAGCGGCACCCCACTATACAGGATAACGTCATCATAGGCGCTCATGCCACTGTTCTGGGAGATATCACCGTGGGGGAGAACTCCAAGATCGGGGCGGGATCGGTGGTGGTCAAGGATGTGCCCCCCAACAGTACCGTGGTCGGGATCCCCGGAAAGGTGGTCCGGAAGAACGGCGAGAAGCCCGCGCAGCCCCGGATGGAGAATCTTCCAGACCCCATGATCACCGTTCTAAATGACATCTGCACCTCCATCGACCGTCTGGAGCGCCGGGTGGAGGAACTGGAAGAAAAGGTCAAGAAGGATTGA
- the cysS gene encoding cysteine--tRNA ligase, with amino-acid sequence MALRIFNTLTKREEEFVPIDDRNVKMYVCGVTVYDDIHMGHARSIIVFDMIARYLRSRGYEVTHLTNFTDVDDKIINRAAEMGMEPLALSKMYIERYFRDVDALGVRRADGYPKASENIDQIINMTQRIIDHGFAYKSEDGSVYFAVDKVEDYGRLTGQKLEDMQAGARVEVNELKRNPYDFALWKAAKPGEIAWDSPWGKGRPGWHIECSAMCTEYLGETIDIHGGGNDLIFPHHENEILQSEAANCKPLARYWIHNGMLQVQDAKMSKSLKNFFAVKDVLAKHTKEEIRFYVLSAHYRGPQVYSEAALEEAAASLRRLHNTYHELKAAAGSAKGNNDATDLAARFRQRFVEAMDQDFNTRAAMSEVFELVRETNRLLGSGELSAQGAHEVLGALEEMDKVFAILPTVEAATEDRSGEVIDILIEVRNELRKRKQYDLADRIRDRLKEKGVELQDTAEGVRWKRTGN; translated from the coding sequence TTGGCTCTTAGAATATTCAATACCCTGACCAAGCGCGAGGAGGAGTTCGTACCGATCGATGACCGTAATGTCAAGATGTACGTCTGCGGCGTCACCGTGTACGATGACATCCACATGGGGCATGCACGTTCGATCATCGTCTTCGACATGATCGCCCGCTACCTCCGCTCCCGCGGCTATGAGGTCACCCACCTGACCAACTTTACCGACGTGGATGACAAGATCATCAACCGCGCGGCGGAGATGGGAATGGAGCCGTTGGCGCTCTCGAAGATGTACATCGAGCGGTACTTCCGGGACGTCGACGCCCTGGGAGTAAGAAGAGCGGACGGGTATCCCAAGGCCTCGGAGAACATTGACCAGATCATCAACATGACTCAGAGGATCATCGATCACGGCTTCGCGTACAAGAGCGAGGATGGCAGCGTCTACTTCGCCGTGGACAAGGTCGAAGACTATGGGCGGCTCACGGGGCAGAAGCTCGAGGACATGCAGGCCGGGGCCCGGGTCGAAGTCAACGAGCTGAAAAGGAACCCCTACGACTTTGCGCTGTGGAAGGCAGCCAAGCCCGGAGAGATCGCCTGGGATTCCCCGTGGGGCAAGGGGCGGCCGGGCTGGCACATCGAGTGCTCAGCCATGTGCACCGAGTACCTCGGCGAGACGATTGACATTCACGGCGGAGGGAATGATCTCATCTTCCCCCATCACGAGAACGAGATCCTACAGTCCGAAGCCGCCAACTGCAAGCCGCTGGCAAGGTACTGGATCCACAACGGTATGCTCCAGGTACAGGATGCCAAGATGTCCAAATCGCTGAAGAACTTCTTCGCCGTCAAAGACGTTCTGGCCAAGCACACCAAGGAGGAGATCCGCTTCTATGTGCTGTCCGCCCACTACCGTGGCCCGCAGGTGTACTCGGAGGCGGCCCTGGAGGAGGCTGCGGCGAGCCTGCGCCGGCTGCATAATACCTACCATGAGCTCAAGGCAGCCGCGGGCAGCGCAAAGGGTAACAACGACGCCACAGACCTCGCCGCACGGTTCCGTCAGCGGTTCGTGGAGGCGATGGACCAGGACTTCAACACTCGGGCGGCGATGTCTGAGGTGTTCGAGCTGGTCCGAGAGACGAACCGCCTGCTGGGGAGCGGGGAGCTGAGCGCCCAAGGGGCGCACGAGGTGCTCGGCGCTCTCGAGGAGATGGACAAGGTATTCGCCATCCTGCCGACTGTAGAGGCGGCGACCGAAGACCGTTCCGGCGAGGTCATCGACATCCTCATCGAGGTGCGCAACGAGCTGCGCAAGCGGAAGCAATACGACCTGGCGGACAGGATACGCGACCGCCTGAAGGAAAAGGGAGTGGAGCTGCAGGACACCGCGGAGGGTGTGAGGTGGAAGCGGACCGGGAACTGA
- a CDS encoding radical SAM protein — translation MEADRELIARKKAMLLASGPVRVANSFRPPFPVSRSTAGPGAGSTAIVLTFAGTRLKKAITTGDAEYSLVGDGPRYTLMHGEEVFVEEVEIRPTVAHAPEQAFYNLDTECIYHCRFCTSPALDRKITKGLDPDRVVSMILRSAERSDLKAVAVTSAVIKDAQSTVDKLAYVISHVRKELPDIPIGVEPYIDRLEQVDQLKEAGADEIKLNIETFDREIFEKVCGEQDLDRILGAIAHAAEVFGRGKVTSNIIVGMGESDENVLEGVELLATMGCVATLRPLRLNDINRGPMTEALGELEPITPERMLRLARQHRAVLERHGLTSYTLHTMCHECGCCDIVPFRDI, via the coding sequence GTGGAAGCGGACCGGGAACTGATAGCGCGCAAGAAGGCGATGCTGCTGGCCAGCGGGCCGGTGAGGGTGGCCAATAGCTTCCGGCCGCCCTTTCCGGTGTCCCGTTCTACGGCCGGGCCGGGGGCTGGATCGACCGCCATCGTCCTGACATTTGCCGGCACCAGGCTGAAGAAGGCGATCACCACCGGAGATGCGGAGTACTCCCTAGTAGGTGACGGTCCCCGTTACACGCTGATGCACGGGGAAGAGGTGTTCGTGGAGGAGGTGGAGATCAGGCCCACTGTGGCCCATGCTCCCGAGCAGGCGTTCTATAATCTCGACACCGAATGCATCTATCACTGCCGCTTCTGCACCTCCCCCGCCCTGGACCGAAAGATCACCAAAGGCCTCGATCCAGATAGGGTCGTGTCGATGATCCTGAGGTCGGCGGAGAGGTCGGACCTGAAGGCGGTGGCGGTCACCTCCGCGGTGATCAAGGACGCTCAGAGCACGGTGGACAAGCTGGCGTACGTTATCTCCCATGTGCGAAAGGAACTGCCGGACATACCTATCGGGGTCGAGCCGTATATCGACCGCCTGGAGCAGGTTGACCAGCTGAAGGAGGCCGGCGCCGACGAGATCAAACTGAACATCGAAACCTTCGATCGGGAGATCTTCGAGAAGGTATGTGGGGAGCAGGACCTGGACCGCATCCTCGGGGCCATCGCCCACGCGGCGGAGGTGTTCGGCCGGGGGAAGGTGACATCCAACATCATCGTGGGGATGGGGGAGTCGGACGAGAACGTCCTCGAGGGGGTCGAGCTCCTGGCCACGATGGGATGCGTCGCCACGCTTCGTCCCCTGCGGTTAAACGACATCAATCGGGGGCCGATGACCGAGGCGCTGGGAGAGCTGGAACCGATCACCCCGGAGCGCATGCTTCGTCTCGCCCGCCAGCACCGGGCGGTCCTTGAGCGGCACGGTCTGACCTCATACACCCTGCACACTATGTGTCACGAGTGCGGATGCTGTGACATCGTGCCCTTCCGAGATATTTAG
- a CDS encoding metal-dependent transcriptional regulator codes for MVSENAEDYLACIYDLTREVGSVKTTAIAAKLDLTPASVTEMTQKLAAEGYLNYEKYKGVTLTSKGRKVAERIKRRHRLLERFLVDIVGMQKEQSHQEAMKLEHNVSDGTVEVINQILNYPTCCPDGDPIPPSDSIILHDPDLSMPLTDLSDGDRGKITHLASEDSAKIKRLISMGFVPGRTISVEERIPLGGPILVQMQEMKVALSRDYASKVMVRKCD; via the coding sequence ATGGTTAGTGAGAACGCCGAGGACTATCTCGCCTGTATTTACGACCTAACGAGAGAGGTAGGATCGGTGAAGACCACGGCCATAGCGGCTAAGCTGGATCTCACCCCGGCCAGCGTCACTGAGATGACCCAGAAGCTGGCCGCCGAGGGATACCTCAACTACGAGAAGTACAAAGGCGTCACCCTGACCTCCAAGGGACGGAAGGTAGCGGAGCGCATCAAGCGCCGCCATCGGCTGCTGGAGCGCTTCCTGGTGGATATCGTGGGCATGCAGAAGGAACAGAGCCACCAAGAGGCGATGAAACTGGAGCACAACGTCTCCGATGGCACCGTCGAGGTCATCAATCAGATCCTAAACTATCCGACCTGCTGCCCGGACGGCGATCCCATCCCTCCGAGCGATTCGATCATTCTTCATGATCCCGACCTCTCCATGCCCCTAACCGACCTGTCGGACGGGGACCGGGGCAAGATCACCCACCTGGCGAGCGAGGACTCGGCCAAGATCAAGAGGCTAATTTCCATGGGGTTCGTACCAGGGCGCACGATATCGGTCGAGGAGCGGATCCCTCTGGGGGGGCCGATACTGGTCCAGATGCAGGAGATGAAGGTCGCCCTGTCCCGTGACTATGCCTCCAAGGTCATGGTTAGGAAGTGCGATTGA
- the feoB gene encoding ferrous iron transport protein B, which produces MKIVLAGNLNVGKSALFSRITGIGVISANYPGTTVQFESASVTHKGQRIEVFDLPGTYSLAGVTEDERVATTLLAEKDPDYVIAVLDATRLEQGMVLVLQLIELGYRVIIALNFMDQARKRMTLDVKGLEKILQVPVVPTVALTGEGVDRLMDLAVSGTVHRAYYVTRYDSHIEAFLEEMAAGVVETESGFPIRGASIKLLENNPYFTKQFSPSIKTLADEYRKEFREQHYEDVEVHIARDRYGEAGKIASEVISWLPMRDLTVKDRISDLTLRPRTGIPILIGILVGIFLSVVVIGGFLETLIIDVYTTITGNFFDQLAAFIGGTLGAAIASGINLSIEAILAIVIPYILVFYLILGLLEDSGYLPRAVMLLDGLMVRLGLHGRAIIPMVVGTGCNVPAILATRTLESKRERLILATIIVMAVPCSAQTVIIIGTVGQHSGILWAALIYLVLLSLALILGRVLHILLREEPASLVIEIPELSMPSARNVLSKTWLRVKDFFIIAFPLLLVGSLILEALMRYNVLNALVDPLSFLTVGLLGLPAVTIVALIFGVLRKEMALQILFVIFSLSAGADLGAVLTSEQLFVFALVMATYMPCIGVFAALTKEFGVKEAVSVSIASIVLAFLLGGAANFLFSL; this is translated from the coding sequence ATGAAGATCGTCCTGGCCGGCAACCTCAACGTCGGCAAGTCAGCTCTCTTCAGTCGGATCACTGGCATAGGGGTCATCTCGGCCAACTATCCGGGCACCACGGTGCAGTTCGAGTCCGCCTCGGTCACCCACAAGGGGCAAAGGATCGAGGTGTTCGATCTGCCGGGAACCTATTCCCTCGCAGGTGTCACCGAGGACGAGCGGGTCGCTACCACCCTCCTGGCGGAGAAGGACCCTGATTACGTTATAGCGGTCCTCGACGCCACCCGGCTGGAGCAAGGCATGGTCCTTGTCCTCCAGCTAATCGAGCTCGGGTACCGGGTCATCATCGCCCTCAACTTCATGGACCAGGCGCGGAAGCGGATGACCCTGGATGTCAAGGGGTTAGAGAAGATCCTCCAGGTCCCGGTGGTGCCCACGGTGGCCCTCACCGGGGAGGGGGTCGACCGCCTCATGGACCTTGCCGTTTCGGGCACCGTTCACCGTGCCTATTACGTAACGCGCTACGACAGTCACATCGAGGCGTTCCTAGAGGAGATGGCCGCAGGGGTGGTGGAGACGGAGTCCGGCTTTCCCATCCGGGGCGCGTCGATCAAGCTCCTGGAGAATAATCCCTACTTCACCAAGCAATTCAGTCCTAGCATAAAGACGCTGGCTGACGAATACCGCAAGGAGTTCCGCGAGCAGCACTATGAGGATGTCGAGGTTCACATCGCCAGGGACCGCTATGGTGAAGCTGGGAAGATAGCCTCAGAGGTCATCAGTTGGCTCCCCATGAGGGACCTGACCGTCAAGGATCGCATCTCCGACCTCACCCTGCGCCCGCGCACCGGTATCCCCATCCTCATCGGCATACTCGTTGGCATCTTCCTCTCGGTCGTCGTCATCGGCGGCTTCCTGGAAACGCTCATCATCGACGTGTACACCACGATCACCGGTAACTTCTTCGATCAGCTTGCCGCGTTCATCGGCGGGACGCTGGGGGCGGCCATCGCTTCGGGCATCAACCTCTCCATCGAGGCCATCCTGGCCATCGTCATTCCGTATATCTTGGTATTCTACCTCATCCTCGGGCTGCTGGAGGACTCCGGCTATCTCCCCCGGGCAGTGATGCTGCTGGACGGCCTCATGGTCCGTCTGGGCCTGCACGGTCGGGCCATAATACCTATGGTGGTCGGAACCGGCTGCAACGTCCCCGCCATCCTGGCCACCCGCACGCTGGAGTCCAAGAGGGAGAGGCTAATCCTGGCGACCATCATCGTCATGGCCGTGCCCTGCTCCGCCCAGACCGTGATCATCATCGGCACAGTAGGTCAGCACTCCGGCATCCTATGGGCTGCCCTGATCTACCTGGTGCTGCTGAGCCTCGCCCTCATCCTGGGCCGGGTGCTTCACATCCTGCTAAGGGAAGAACCGGCGAGCCTGGTCATCGAGATCCCCGAGCTGTCCATGCCCTCAGCCAGGAACGTACTGTCGAAGACCTGGCTGAGGGTGAAGGATTTCTTCATCATCGCCTTCCCGCTGCTCCTCGTCGGCAGCCTCATATTAGAAGCCCTCATGCGCTACAACGTCCTCAACGCGCTGGTGGACCCCTTGAGCTTCCTGACCGTAGGTCTTCTCGGCCTACCGGCGGTGACCATCGTGGCCTTGATCTTCGGAGTACTGAGGAAGGAGATGGCCCTGCAGATCCTCTTTGTCATCTTCTCCCTGAGCGCCGGGGCAGACCTAGGTGCCGTGCTCACGTCCGAGCAGCTCTTCGTGTTCGCCCTGGTGATGGCGACCTACATGCCATGCATTGGTGTATTCGCCGCGCTCACCAAGGAGTTCGGGGTGAAGGAAGCGGTCTCCGTGTCCATCGCTTCCATCGTCCTCGCCTTCCTGCTGGGGGGAGCGGCCAACTTCCTTTTCTCGCTCTGA
- a CDS encoding hemerythrin domain-containing protein has protein sequence MNIVDRLKEEHRVIQSMMNDLLRGPIEDSEAYSKSYIELISRLEAHERGEENTIYRELSADLTIRPLALQAMEEHRLIRQVMRDLADVEITEEVWIPRLVVANNLVSLHVQIEEGNVLELVQQSFDDAQKEDLDRRFVEEEEKLLLALRR, from the coding sequence ATGAATATAGTGGACCGTTTGAAAGAGGAGCACCGAGTGATACAGAGCATGATGAACGATCTCCTCCGGGGGCCGATCGAAGATTCCGAGGCCTATTCCAAATCGTACATCGAGCTAATATCCCGGCTGGAAGCGCACGAGCGGGGGGAGGAGAACACCATCTATCGGGAGCTGTCGGCGGACCTGACCATCCGCCCTCTCGCCCTGCAAGCCATGGAGGAGCACCGGCTTATCAGGCAGGTGATGAGGGACCTCGCCGACGTGGAGATAACCGAGGAGGTATGGATCCCCCGGTTGGTCGTGGCCAACAACCTTGTCTCCCTGCACGTCCAGATCGAGGAGGGCAATGTGCTGGAGCTGGTGCAGCAATCGTTCGACGACGCCCAGAAAGAAGACCTCGACAGGAGGTTCGTCGAGGAGGAAGAGAAGCTGCTGCTCGCCCTCCGCCGGTAG
- a CDS encoding LysE family transporter, protein MELEVLFATAFALEIVFCAIPGAVTAEALRRGITGGYRPALWVQLGSLIGDLIWAVIALVGLAVLFQSVPVRLGLGLIGCLFMLYLAVQSLMGARRGGMPGTTSEGDRSDFMTGVMLSTSNPFQLAFWLGIGATTIAAIVPNPAVEHYVVFLAGFTIAGFLWCPFFAYVVSVGRRFVNARTFQAIQLICGIFLAYVGLNLLWSTLASTGLI, encoded by the coding sequence GTGGAACTGGAGGTACTGTTCGCAACCGCCTTCGCGCTCGAGATCGTGTTCTGCGCCATCCCCGGTGCGGTCACCGCGGAGGCCCTGCGCCGAGGGATCACCGGAGGCTATCGTCCGGCCTTGTGGGTGCAGCTGGGCTCCCTAATCGGGGACCTGATATGGGCAGTGATCGCTTTGGTCGGCCTGGCAGTGCTCTTCCAGAGCGTCCCGGTACGGCTGGGGCTTGGCCTCATCGGGTGCCTATTCATGCTGTACCTGGCGGTGCAGTCACTCATGGGGGCCAGGAGAGGCGGTATGCCCGGGACTACGTCCGAGGGGGACCGAAGCGACTTCATGACCGGAGTGATGCTCTCGACCAGCAACCCCTTCCAACTGGCATTCTGGCTGGGCATCGGGGCTACTACCATCGCCGCCATCGTCCCCAACCCTGCCGTCGAGCATTATGTAGTGTTCTTAGCGGGCTTCACCATCGCCGGGTTCCTATGGTGCCCGTTCTTCGCCTATGTCGTGAGCGTGGGGCGGCGTTTCGTCAACGCCCGCACCTTCCAGGCGATCCAGCTCATCTGCGGCATCTTCCTCGCCTATGTCGGATTGAACCTGCTGTGGTCTACCCTCGCCTCCACCGGCCTGATCTGA